A window from Crocosphaera sp. UHCC 0190 encodes these proteins:
- the alaS gene encoding alanine--tRNA ligase produces the protein MAKTAPSLTGSQIRDKFLQFYAKKQHEILPSASLVPEDPTVLLTIAGMLPFKPIFLGQKQPDFPRATTSQKCIRTNDIENVGRTARHHTFFEMLGNFSFGDYFKEQAIKWAWELSTKVYKLPAENIVVSVFEKDDEAFKIWENIIGIPPKRIQRMGEKDNFWKAGPTGPCGPCSELYYDFHPELGDKNIDLEDDSRFIEFYNLVFMEYNRDTDGNLTPLQNRNIDTGMGLERMAQILQKVPNNYETDLIFPIIETAANIAGIKYKKADEKIKISLKVIGDHVRSVVHMIADGITASNTDRGYVLRRLIRRVVRHGRLIGIEGQFINQVAEAAIQLSEEVYPQVRERESFIKGELEREEVAFLKTLERGEKLLAEIISKTPNKGQISGVDAFTLYDTYGFPLELTQEIAEESNLTVDVEGFEVAMKQQQERSKAAHETIDLTVQGSLDKLAEHIHPTEFLGYTDLQLTAKIEAVLVEGKTVDKAEAGTDIQIVLNKTPFYGESGGQIGDCGYLTGDNLVIRIDDVKKESGIFVHFGRIERGQASVNDTVTATIDRACRRRVQANHTATHLLQAALKKVVDDSISQAGSLVDFDRLRFDFNCPRAVTSNELQQIEDIINTWIAEAHDTEIATMPIETAKEKGAVAMFGEKYGAEVRVIDVPGVSMELCGGTHVKNTAEIGLFKIMSESGISSGVRRIEAVAGPAVLEYLKVRETVVKDLCDRFKIKPEEIRDRITSLQLELKTTQKELDSVKQDLAIAKSDQLLNKAESIGEFKLLVSDMGEMDAKALQTAAERLQQKLGEGAVILGSIPEEGKVSLVAAFSPKVNKNKQLQAGKFVGEIAKICGGGGGGRPNLAQAGGRDPSKLKEALETAKKQLIEALKG, from the coding sequence ATGGCCAAAACTGCACCCTCTCTCACTGGTAGTCAAATACGGGATAAATTTCTGCAATTTTACGCTAAGAAACAACATGAAATCTTACCCAGTGCATCTTTAGTTCCCGAAGACCCCACGGTATTACTTACCATTGCGGGAATGCTTCCCTTTAAACCCATTTTTCTCGGTCAGAAGCAACCAGACTTCCCCCGTGCGACTACTTCTCAAAAATGTATCCGTACCAATGATATCGAAAACGTGGGACGCACTGCTAGACATCACACCTTTTTCGAGATGTTAGGTAATTTTAGCTTTGGGGACTATTTCAAAGAACAAGCAATTAAATGGGCCTGGGAACTCTCTACAAAAGTGTATAAATTACCCGCAGAAAACATCGTCGTCAGTGTCTTTGAAAAGGATGATGAAGCGTTTAAAATTTGGGAGAATATTATTGGTATTCCTCCTAAACGCATTCAACGAATGGGGGAAAAAGATAACTTTTGGAAAGCTGGCCCCACTGGCCCCTGTGGCCCCTGTTCAGAATTATATTATGATTTCCACCCCGAATTAGGAGACAAAAATATTGACTTAGAAGATGATTCCCGTTTCATCGAGTTTTATAACTTGGTGTTTATGGAATATAATCGTGATACAGATGGCAATTTAACCCCGTTACAAAACAGGAATATTGACACGGGAATGGGGTTAGAAAGAATGGCCCAAATATTGCAAAAAGTCCCAAATAATTATGAGACAGATCTGATTTTTCCCATTATTGAAACTGCTGCCAATATTGCCGGAATTAAGTACAAGAAAGCGGATGAAAAGATCAAGATATCTTTAAAAGTAATTGGAGATCATGTTCGTTCAGTTGTTCACATGATCGCTGATGGAATTACAGCATCAAATACGGATAGAGGGTATGTTTTACGTCGTTTAATTCGTCGTGTTGTTCGTCATGGTCGTTTAATAGGTATTGAGGGGCAATTTATCAATCAAGTTGCTGAAGCAGCGATCCAACTTTCCGAGGAAGTTTATCCCCAAGTGAGGGAACGGGAAAGCTTTATCAAAGGAGAATTAGAACGGGAAGAAGTGGCATTCTTAAAGACATTAGAACGGGGTGAAAAGCTACTCGCTGAAATTATCAGTAAAACACCGAATAAAGGTCAAATTTCTGGGGTAGATGCTTTCACTTTATATGATACTTATGGTTTCCCTTTAGAGTTAACCCAAGAAATTGCAGAAGAAAGCAATTTAACCGTTGATGTCGAAGGGTTTGAAGTAGCAATGAAGCAGCAACAAGAAAGATCAAAAGCTGCTCATGAAACCATTGATTTAACGGTACAAGGTAGCTTAGATAAGTTAGCTGAACATATTCACCCCACAGAATTTTTGGGCTATACTGATCTACAATTAACCGCAAAAATTGAAGCAGTTTTAGTTGAGGGTAAAACCGTAGACAAAGCTGAAGCAGGAACGGACATTCAAATAGTTCTAAATAAGACCCCATTCTATGGAGAGTCAGGGGGACAGATAGGCGATTGCGGTTATTTAACTGGTGATAATTTAGTGATTCGTATCGATGATGTCAAAAAAGAATCAGGAATTTTTGTTCATTTTGGACGTATAGAAAGGGGTCAAGCTTCGGTTAATGATACAGTAACAGCTACCATTGATCGCGCTTGTCGTCGTCGGGTTCAAGCTAATCATACGGCAACCCATTTATTACAAGCAGCATTGAAGAAAGTTGTGGATGATTCTATTTCTCAAGCTGGATCATTAGTAGACTTTGATCGTCTCAGATTTGACTTTAATTGTCCCCGCGCTGTAACCTCAAATGAGTTACAACAAATTGAGGATATTATTAATACTTGGATCGCAGAAGCACATGACACAGAAATCGCAACAATGCCTATAGAAACTGCCAAAGAAAAAGGCGCAGTTGCAATGTTTGGGGAGAAATATGGGGCAGAAGTTCGGGTGATAGATGTCCCTGGAGTTTCTATGGAGTTATGCGGGGGAACTCATGTTAAAAATACTGCTGAGATTGGACTGTTTAAAATCATGTCAGAAAGCGGTATTTCTTCAGGAGTAAGACGCATTGAAGCGGTTGCAGGGCCGGCTGTGTTAGAATATTTGAAAGTACGGGAAACTGTGGTTAAAGATCTCTGCGATCGCTTTAAAATTAAACCGGAAGAAATCAGAGATCGCATTACATCTTTACAGTTGGAACTAAAGACAACCCAAAAAGAATTAGACTCAGTAAAACAAGATTTAGCAATTGCCAAATCTGACCAATTATTAAACAAAGCAGAATCAATTGGTGAGTTTAAACTTTTGGTATCAGACATGGGAGAAATGGACGCAAAAGCTTTACAAACGGCAGCAGAAAGGTTACAACAAAAATTAGGAGAAGGTGCTGTTATTTTGGGTTCTATTCCCGAAGAAGGAAAGGTTAGTTTAGTAGCAGCTTTTAGTCCAAAAGTCAATAAAAATAAGCAGCTACAAGCAGGTAAATTTGTCGGAGAAATTGCTAAAATATGCGGAGGTGGTGGGGGTGGCCGTCCTAATTTAGCACAAGCAGGAGGACGTGATCCTAGTAAGCTAAAAGAAGCTTTAGAAACTGCTAAAAAACAGTTAATTGAAGCCTTAAAAGGTTGA
- a CDS encoding cytochrome P450 — translation MKIIPGSKTPNFLQRLQWIFDPVSFLENNQAQYPDIFMASGIGFGDRVIMTSDPQAMQEILTNDRKQFNAPSGFNSILRHVVGDSSTMLIEGDRHRKRRQLVMPSFHGERLKAYGDMITRITHEVMTQLPIAEPFLARNTMQSISLQIIIETVFGITQGERYQQIKQLFGELTELFESPLTSSFLFFSFLQQDWGKWSPWGKFLRQRQQIDNLIYAEISDRHANPDPNRTDILSLLMAARDEFGNPLTDEELRDELMGLLLAGHETTATAMSWALYWLHCTPKVKEKLGQELASLGESPDAMDIARLPYLTAVCNETLRITPVAMLTFPRVAQEPLEIIGYPIKPGDIVMGCMYLTHQREDLYPNHHEFRPERFLERQYSPYEFIPFGGGVRRCLGEALAQFEMKLVLATIMTNYQLKLGDTRPEKLQRRGVTLAPARGVKMIFQGKRQPTKIQELELSRS, via the coding sequence ATGAAAATAATTCCTGGTTCTAAAACCCCTAATTTCTTACAACGTCTGCAATGGATTTTTGATCCCGTCAGTTTTTTAGAAAATAACCAGGCTCAATATCCTGATATATTTATGGCTAGTGGGATCGGTTTTGGCGATCGCGTGATCATGACTAGCGATCCTCAAGCAATGCAAGAAATTTTAACCAACGATCGCAAACAATTTAACGCACCTAGCGGATTTAATAGCATTTTGCGGCACGTTGTGGGAGATTCTTCTACTATGTTAATAGAAGGCGATCGCCACCGAAAACGTCGTCAATTGGTGATGCCATCTTTTCATGGGGAACGTCTCAAAGCTTACGGAGACATGATCACCCGTATTACCCATGAAGTCATGACTCAACTGCCTATAGCTGAGCCGTTTCTCGCCCGAAATACCATGCAAAGTATCTCCCTACAAATCATTATAGAGACAGTATTCGGCATTACTCAAGGGGAACGCTACCAACAAATTAAACAGCTATTTGGGGAGTTAACTGAATTATTTGAGTCCCCTCTAACTTCCTCCTTTCTTTTCTTCTCCTTTTTGCAACAAGACTGGGGAAAATGGAGTCCTTGGGGTAAATTTTTGCGTCAGCGACAACAAATAGATAATTTAATCTATGCAGAAATTAGCGATCGCCATGCTAACCCAGATCCCAACCGCACCGATATTTTATCCTTATTGATGGCAGCAAGAGACGAATTCGGCAACCCCTTAACTGACGAAGAATTACGGGATGAACTGATGGGGTTATTGTTAGCAGGTCACGAAACCACCGCAACAGCTATGTCCTGGGCTTTGTATTGGCTTCATTGTACCCCAAAAGTCAAAGAAAAACTGGGTCAGGAATTAGCCAGTCTTGGAGAGTCTCCTGATGCAATGGATATTGCACGTTTGCCTTACTTAACAGCAGTTTGTAATGAAACATTAAGGATCACTCCGGTGGCTATGTTAACCTTTCCCAGAGTGGCTCAAGAACCTTTAGAAATTATAGGATATCCTATTAAACCAGGGGACATCGTAATGGGTTGTATGTATCTTACTCATCAACGAGAAGATCTTTATCCTAACCACCATGAATTTCGTCCAGAAAGATTTTTAGAGAGACAATATTCTCCTTATGAATTTATTCCCTTTGGTGGTGGGGTAAGACGTTGTTTAGGGGAAGCTTTGGCACAATTTGAGATGAAATTAGTGTTAGCTACTATTATGACTAACTATCAACTGAAATTAGGGGATACACGACCCGAAAAATTACAACGACGAGGTGTAACTTTAGCACCCGCAAGAGGCGTTAAAATGATTTTTCAAGGAAAACGTCAACCGACAAAGATACAGGAATTAGAATTGTCGAGAAGTTAA
- a CDS encoding esterase-like activity of phytase family protein — MITQSNALASELVGRAVLDANTFAPGPTSGQFIAPSNGFIPPFVNQEPVQGFSAILPGPTANTYRVMEDNGFGSKANSADSVLRFYTVEIDFNTGEVFAANWQTGARLPSFTEDSILQLNDQNNLINFDIVADLTNYPNSAIPVDANIVTNRWLTGADFDIESFREAPDGTFWVGDEFGPFLLHFSADGTLLEAPISIPNLLGLDANPFVQSPDNPNLTTANLPRSRGFEGMAINTSGTKLYPLLEGPLTSDPQRDRLLIYEYDLATSQFTGNSFNYRLENPTETGQAIGDLTAISDTEFLVIERDGKQGDPNNPLFSDPAQFKRIYKININEVDQDGFVKKELLVDLLDIADPNNIGGNGTTDGIFTFPFVTIEAILPIDKNTLLITNDNNFPFSVGRTPGQADNNEFILVSIASVPESNPSLGLLLLGGLGLILKTKKPTKSNKD; from the coding sequence ATGATCACCCAATCAAATGCCCTAGCTAGTGAATTAGTCGGACGAGCAGTATTAGACGCTAATACCTTTGCTCCAGGGCCAACATCAGGACAATTTATTGCCCCATCTAATGGGTTTATACCACCTTTTGTAAATCAAGAACCCGTACAAGGATTTTCTGCTATTTTACCAGGCCCAACTGCCAATACTTATCGAGTAATGGAAGATAATGGGTTTGGAAGTAAAGCGAATTCTGCTGACTCAGTTTTGCGTTTTTATACCGTTGAAATAGACTTTAATACTGGAGAAGTATTTGCGGCAAATTGGCAAACTGGGGCTAGACTTCCTAGCTTTACAGAAGATAGTATTTTGCAGTTAAACGATCAAAATAATCTGATTAATTTTGACATTGTTGCTGACTTAACAAATTATCCTAATTCAGCCATTCCAGTTGATGCTAATATCGTAACAAATCGTTGGTTAACTGGGGCAGATTTTGATATAGAATCCTTCCGTGAAGCCCCTGATGGAACATTTTGGGTAGGGGATGAATTCGGCCCCTTCTTACTTCATTTTAGTGCAGATGGCACGTTACTAGAAGCCCCTATTTCTATTCCTAACTTACTAGGATTAGATGCAAATCCATTTGTACAATCTCCTGATAATCCTAACCTAACAACAGCGAATTTACCTCGTTCTAGGGGATTTGAAGGAATGGCTATTAATACTAGTGGAACCAAACTTTATCCCCTGTTAGAAGGGCCATTAACCTCCGATCCACAACGCGATCGCTTGTTAATTTATGAGTATGATTTAGCAACTTCTCAGTTTACCGGAAATTCTTTTAATTATCGTCTAGAAAATCCCACAGAAACCGGACAGGCGATCGGCGACTTAACTGCTATTAGTGACACGGAATTTTTGGTGATTGAAAGAGATGGAAAACAAGGAGATCCTAATAATCCTTTATTTTCTGATCCTGCTCAATTCAAACGTATCTATAAAATCAACATTAATGAAGTTGATCAAGATGGGTTTGTCAAAAAAGAATTATTAGTGGATTTGTTAGATATTGCCGATCCTAATAATATTGGTGGCAATGGCACCACTGATGGAATATTTACATTTCCATTTGTCACCATTGAAGCAATTTTACCCATTGATAAAAACACTTTGCTGATCACCAATGACAATAACTTTCCTTTCAGTGTGGGACGTACTCCAGGACAAGCAGATAATAATGAATTTATTCTAGTTTCTATTGCTTCTGTTCCTGAGTCTAACCCATCTCTGGGACTTCTCCTCTTAGGTGGTTTAGGGTTAATTTTAAAGACTAAAAAACCAACCAAGTCTAATAAAGATTAA
- a CDS encoding DUF2283 domain-containing protein: MKLHYYPETDSLYIELSDKPSVDSQEIVDEVVIDFDKNGHLVGIDIDNASSKLNLQELETINLPQVLTQI, translated from the coding sequence ATGAAGTTACATTATTATCCTGAAACTGATTCTTTATATATTGAATTAAGTGATAAACCAAGTGTTGACTCTCAAGAAATTGTTGATGAGGTTGTCATTGATTTTGATAAAAATGGTCATTTAGTTGGAATTGATATTGATAATGCTTCAAGTAAATTAAATTTACAGGAACTTGAAACTATTAATTTACCCCAAGTATTAACACAAATTTAA
- a CDS encoding AAA family ATPase gives MNKKQLESLHIHSFRGIRDLELNDLGRINLFVGINNCGKTSVLEAISLYCNPLNLREWYTISRQRENESKFSYLSIPDSITLLFPYDYLNNNKLDEGIILITSNGLYPIKKIKAFYKRIESLRSDGQLSLFDIEQDQERNLWENSHNSNVIQTGILLQVKISFLKNNLEEEITEKFELWKNDRIINLNRSQGLQIDYTAISPSSHRTESYAPILLTQAKIKGFTLELISLLKSLDPNIQDLEILTHQSTRGVITVYVQHNKMGLVPLSTFGDGVRRLVYIALELVQLKDGILLIDEIETAIHTEALKDSFSWIVTWCKQLNIQLFATTHSLEAVDAILAATDSDTDLVLYRLEQKETKTDAIRIGRDRLQRLRENLGQEVRW, from the coding sequence GTGAACAAAAAACAACTCGAAAGTTTACATATTCATAGTTTTAGAGGTATCCGAGATTTAGAATTAAATGATCTGGGTAGAATTAATTTATTTGTGGGGATTAATAATTGTGGAAAAACCAGTGTTTTAGAAGCAATTTCCCTTTATTGTAATCCGTTAAATTTACGGGAATGGTACACGATTTCTAGACAGCGTGAAAATGAAAGTAAGTTTTCTTATTTATCGATACCAGATTCAATAACTTTGTTGTTTCCCTATGATTATCTCAACAATAATAAGCTTGATGAAGGGATAATACTAATTACAAGTAATGGTCTTTATCCCATTAAAAAAATAAAGGCTTTTTATAAAAGAATTGAAAGTCTTAGAAGTGATGGTCAGCTAAGTCTATTTGATATTGAGCAAGATCAAGAGAGAAACTTATGGGAAAATTCACATAATAGTAATGTTATTCAAACGGGAATATTATTACAAGTGAAAATAAGTTTTTTAAAAAATAATTTAGAAGAAGAAATTACCGAAAAATTTGAATTATGGAAAAATGATAGAATCATCAACTTGAATAGATCACAAGGATTACAGATTGATTATACAGCAATTTCTCCCTCATCTCATCGCACCGAATCTTATGCACCGATACTGCTTACTCAGGCAAAAATAAAAGGGTTTACATTAGAATTAATTAGTTTACTGAAATCTCTAGATCCAAATATTCAAGATTTAGAAATTTTAACGCATCAAAGTACAAGAGGAGTTATTACTGTTTATGTCCAACATAATAAAATGGGTTTAGTACCTCTTAGTACCTTTGGTGATGGAGTTCGTCGTTTGGTATATATTGCCTTAGAGTTAGTTCAGTTAAAAGATGGAATTTTATTAATTGATGAAATTGAAACCGCTATCCATACAGAAGCATTAAAAGACTCTTTTTCTTGGATAGTAACATGGTGTAAACAATTGAACATACAACTATTTGCAACCACCCATAGTCTTGAAGCAGTGGATGCAATTTTAGCAGCAACAGACTCGGATACAGATTTAGTTTTATATCGTTTAGAACAAAAAGAAACTAAAACCGATGCTATTCGTATTGGAAGAGATAGACTGCAACGCTTAAGAGAAAATCTCGGCCAGGAGGTTCGTTGGTGA
- a CDS encoding UPF0182 family protein, translating into MAKLLTHPLIKFISLLIGVWLGFEALSHVIIEGLWFQEVGYLGTYLKRLFWQFGLWGVTTSLSLWFLWGNLRQAKIRQWNGVPDTPPSSKKRRRERAKPFSQLFPESRPIKLFWLLFVVFGLGGLMGLMLIYYSQVAYDVWTPDLTLPNITPPLPSPFFFNSVPELLSQLSKHLWKLGVVAGIIICLLINPQFWLNAIAVLFSLVFGLVLSGNWTRILQYFQSTPFGEVDPQFGRDISFYVFKLPYWKLLNFWLGGLFLYGFIAVSLIYLLSAKSLSQGKFPGFSRGQLCHLYVLGSYLMFIVGLYHWLARYQLLYSTRGVVFGASYTDVHVALPLDTMAVIATITIAFWLFIKGITGSGKYPKESLKYSVLPRLPFSPLPFIFYLTILLVILFATEGVQSFVVEPNELAREKPYIERTIALTRRAFDLDKISIETLNGTGTLTDKDLQKNRLTINNIRLWDSRPLLETNRQLQQIRLYYKFLDADIDRYTIPTEIDGQKPITAKQQVLIAPRELDYNAVPKQAKTWVNQHLIYTHGYGFTLSPVNRVDQGGLPFYFVQNIGTSSNEGELQTASSLIRYSIPIDNPRIYFGESTDTYIMTNTEVKELDYPSGQDNVYNVYDGRGGINIGSWGKRILFSAYLKDWQMLFTRNFTEDTRLIFRRNINRRIRKLAPFLRFDRDPYLVTAEVKNDSNLANQTTLYWIIDAYTTSDRYPYSDPGDRHFNYIRNSVKIVIDAYNGDMNFYIVDPSDPLIQSWYQIFPNLFTHLTEMPPTIKAHIRYPKDLFNTQSERLLTYHMGDPQVFYNREDQWRIPQEIYGEKQQPIEPYYLLMSLTNDAQEFMLFTVYTPTSRNNLIAGLFARSDGDNYGKMLLFELPKQRVIYGPEQVEALINQDPVISQQISLWNRQGSRVIQGNLLVIPFFTEQSLLYVEPLYLEAEKNSLPTLARVIVVYENQIIMAKTLNEALDSIFKPSQVTPSTIIRKLEGDDGTIIPQS; encoded by the coding sequence ATGGCTAAACTATTAACCCATCCCCTGATTAAATTCATCAGTCTTCTCATCGGAGTCTGGTTAGGGTTTGAAGCATTATCCCATGTCATTATTGAAGGATTATGGTTTCAAGAAGTTGGATATTTAGGAACCTATCTAAAGCGGTTATTTTGGCAATTTGGCCTCTGGGGAGTGACCACCAGCTTATCCCTGTGGTTTTTATGGGGGAATTTACGTCAAGCGAAAATTCGTCAATGGAATGGGGTTCCAGACACCCCCCCATCCTCCAAAAAACGGCGACGAGAACGGGCAAAACCCTTCTCACAATTATTCCCTGAGTCTCGTCCTATCAAGTTATTTTGGTTGCTGTTCGTGGTCTTTGGGTTAGGGGGACTGATGGGGTTGATGTTAATTTATTACAGTCAAGTGGCCTATGATGTCTGGACTCCTGACCTCACCTTACCGAATATTACCCCACCCCTTCCCTCTCCTTTCTTTTTTAACTCTGTTCCCGAACTGCTGTCCCAACTGAGTAAACATCTCTGGAAATTGGGAGTTGTTGCTGGGATTATCATTTGTCTGCTCATTAATCCCCAATTTTGGCTCAATGCCATAGCCGTCCTTTTTAGTTTGGTCTTTGGCTTAGTTTTATCAGGAAATTGGACAAGAATTCTGCAATATTTTCAGTCAACTCCTTTTGGCGAAGTTGATCCTCAATTTGGTCGAGATATTAGTTTTTATGTGTTTAAATTGCCTTATTGGAAATTACTAAATTTTTGGCTAGGAGGACTCTTTCTTTATGGGTTTATTGCTGTTAGTTTGATTTATTTATTATCAGCAAAAAGTCTCTCTCAAGGTAAATTTCCTGGGTTTTCCCGCGGCCAACTTTGCCATTTATATGTCTTGGGCAGTTACTTAATGTTCATTGTCGGATTATATCATTGGTTAGCCCGTTATCAACTTTTATACTCTACACGGGGCGTAGTTTTCGGGGCAAGTTATACGGATGTTCATGTTGCATTACCCCTTGATACTATGGCCGTGATCGCAACGATAACCATTGCTTTCTGGTTATTCATTAAAGGTATCACCGGATCGGGAAAATATCCCAAGGAATCCCTTAAATATTCTGTTTTACCCCGTCTTCCCTTTTCACCCCTTCCCTTCATCTTTTATTTAACCATTCTTCTGGTTATTTTATTCGCCACAGAAGGGGTTCAAAGTTTTGTGGTAGAACCCAATGAATTAGCGAGAGAAAAACCTTATATTGAACGCACTATTGCCTTAACCCGTCGTGCTTTTGATTTAGATAAAATTTCAATTGAAACCCTTAATGGCACCGGAACTTTAACAGATAAAGATCTCCAGAAAAACCGTTTAACGATTAATAATATCCGTCTTTGGGATTCTCGTCCCTTGCTGGAAACTAATCGCCAATTACAACAAATTCGTCTTTATTATAAATTCCTAGATGCTGATATTGATCGTTATACCATTCCCACAGAAATAGACGGACAAAAGCCAATTACAGCCAAACAACAGGTATTAATTGCCCCTAGAGAATTAGACTATAATGCTGTGCCGAAACAAGCAAAAACTTGGGTGAACCAACATTTAATTTATACCCATGGTTATGGCTTTACTCTCTCTCCCGTAAACCGAGTTGATCAAGGGGGTTTACCTTTCTATTTTGTACAAAATATTGGCACATCCAGCAATGAAGGAGAACTACAAACTGCTAGTTCTTTGATTCGATATAGTATTCCCATTGATAATCCTCGCATCTATTTTGGAGAATCTACTGATACTTATATTATGACTAATACAGAGGTCAAAGAATTAGATTATCCTAGCGGTCAAGATAACGTTTACAATGTTTATGATGGTCGAGGTGGTATCAATATTGGATCTTGGGGAAAAAGAATACTATTTTCTGCTTATCTCAAAGATTGGCAAATGTTATTTACACGCAATTTTACGGAGGATACTCGATTAATCTTTCGCCGTAATATTAACCGTCGTATTCGTAAATTAGCCCCTTTTCTGCGCTTTGATCGTGATCCTTATTTAGTCACTGCCGAGGTTAAAAATGATAGTAATTTAGCCAATCAAACAACCCTTTACTGGATAATTGATGCCTATACAACCAGTGATCGTTATCCCTATTCTGATCCAGGCGATCGCCATTTTAATTATATTCGTAATTCTGTCAAAATTGTCATTGATGCTTACAATGGAGATATGAATTTTTATATTGTCGATCCTAGTGATCCTCTGATTCAATCTTGGTATCAAATCTTTCCCAATTTGTTTACACATTTGACGGAAATGCCCCCAACGATCAAAGCCCATATTCGTTACCCTAAAGATTTATTTAATACCCAGTCAGAACGTTTATTAACCTATCACATGGGCGATCCTCAAGTGTTTTATAATCGAGAAGATCAATGGCGTATTCCTCAAGAAATTTATGGGGAAAAACAACAACCCATTGAGCCATATTATTTATTAATGAGTCTCACTAATGATGCTCAAGAATTTATGCTTTTTACGGTTTATACTCCCACCAGTCGCAATAATTTAATTGCCGGATTATTTGCTCGTTCTGATGGGGATAATTATGGTAAAATGTTATTATTTGAATTGCCTAAACAACGAGTTATTTATGGCCCGGAACAGGTTGAAGCATTGATCAACCAAGATCCCGTAATTTCTCAACAAATTTCTCTCTGGAACCGTCAAGGATCAAGAGTAATTCAAGGAAACCTTTTAGTTATTCCCTTTTTTACTGAACAATCTTTACTTTATGTAGAACCTCTCTATCTAGAAGCTGAAAAAAATAGTTTACCAACTTTAGCGAGAGTTATTGTGGTTTATGAAAATCAAATTATCATGGCAAAAACCCTAAATGAAGCCTTAGATTCTATTTTTAAACCCAGTCAAGTAACTCCGTCAACCATTATTCGGAAATTAGAAGGAGATGACGGAACTATTATTCCTCAATCCTAA
- a CDS encoding DUF2513 domain-containing protein — translation MKRDWNLFVDILKDIESSSSGKVFLVSNHSSSFKITYTFNYIKFSIEQYELQEIYDHVLLLKDENLIEIEHLKTISGGIKTLIIHRLTSEGHNFLDKTRDKDKLQKAIKLISEKGGGAISVGLITQVLSALAKQGLGLN, via the coding sequence ATGAAGCGTGATTGGAATTTGTTTGTTGATATTTTAAAAGATATAGAATCTTCTTCATCCGGTAAAGTTTTTCTTGTTTCAAATCATTCTTCGAGCTTTAAGATTACTTATACTTTCAATTATATCAAATTTAGTATTGAACAATATGAACTTCAAGAAATTTATGACCATGTTTTACTTCTAAAAGATGAGAACTTAATTGAAATAGAACATCTTAAAACAATATCCGGTGGAATAAAAACTTTAATTATTCATCGTTTAACATCGGAAGGTCATAACTTTTTGGATAAAACGCGGGATAAAGATAAGCTTCAAAAAGCTATAAAATTAATTAGTGAAAAAGGTGGTGGTGCAATTAGTGTAGGACTTATTACTCAAGTTCTTTCCGCATTAGCTAAACAAGGACTTGGATTAAATTAA
- a CDS encoding type II toxin-antitoxin system RelE/ParE family toxin — protein sequence MKVFWTQTAVNHLSSIYNYIAQNSTYYAQRQVERLTKLSEQIAMFPLSGRIVPEFEEKQIR from the coding sequence GTGAAAGTTTTTTGGACTCAAACAGCAGTTAATCATCTATCTTCTATTTATAACTACATTGCTCAAAATTCAACCTATTATGCTCAAAGACAGGTTGAAAGATTAACCAAACTTTCCGAACAGATTGCAATGTTTCCCCTATCGGGTCGTATTGTACCAGAATTTGAAGAAAAACAAATTCGATAA